A single genomic interval of Deltaproteobacteria bacterium harbors:
- a CDS encoding histidinol dehydrogenase, whose product MVFIKPEKLTDLSPERKETLIKRSMEDISDIYEETRDIVRGVQKGGDQVILKHYRKHKSDIRPKDLLVQPEEIKASYKLVDKAV is encoded by the coding sequence GTGGTATTTATTAAACCTGAAAAACTGACGGATTTATCCCCGGAGAGGAAAGAAACCCTCATTAAGAGGTCCATGGAAGATATTTCGGATATTTATGAAGAAACCCGGGACATCGTCCGGGGCGTTCAAAAGGGAGGCGACCAGGTCATTCTAAAGCATTACCGGAAACATAAATCCGATATTCGGCCGAAAGATCTTTTGGTTCAACCTGAAGAAATCAAGGCATCTTATAAACTGGTCGACAAGGCCGTA